From Anopheles funestus chromosome 3RL, idAnoFuneDA-416_04, whole genome shotgun sequence, a single genomic window includes:
- the LOC125771335 gene encoding tetraspanin-9, whose amino-acid sequence MGSTGYTCIRRTFCSFNILIWLCGSGFLAIGVWLHFAYPGYATLLPDHAVLSADCMFITVGVISFVIAFFGCCGSWFQSRCFLVIYFTLVVLLFLSEFLLGSLAFVFRGGIGRMLTQELKYGIEKHYNVSDRGGFLTPSVASIWDNLQVDLQCCGVSSYEDWYDISAWPGERWVPQSCCRSQYGSMFSEGSGDELANVDCRKAGNPALLWDKSCGQILQMWFVQRLHIVGTVVLVIGFLQLFGLISSMLLFCTVKHKRSSKTYKSYSPTVDTTLNRNGTSATYMDD is encoded by the exons ATGGGCAGTACAGGTTACACGTGTATAAGGCGGACATTTTGTTCCTTCAACATCCTCATATGG CTTTGCGGTAGCGGATTCCTAGCGATAGGCGTGTGGCTTCACTTTGCCTATCCCGGGTATGCCACACTACTGCCCGACCATGCCGTACTGAGTGCCGACTGTATGTTCATCACTGTCGGTGTGATCAGCTTCGTGATCGCGTTCTTCGGTTGCTGTGGTTCCTGGTTCCAGTCACGATGTTTCCTGGTTATT TACTTCACACTGGTGGTACTATTGTTCCTCAGTGAGTTCTTGCTAGGTTCGTTGGCGTTTGTATTCCGCGGAGGTATTGGACGTATGTTGACCCAGGAGCTAAAATACGGCATCGAGAAACACTACAATGTGTCGGATCGTGGAGGTTTCCTGACCCCTTCCGTTGCTTCTATTTGGGACAATCTTCAGGTGGAT CTACAATGCTGTGGAGTATCCTCGTACGAAGATTGGTACGATATCAGTGCATGGCCCGGTGAGCGATGGGTGCCACAGTCCTGCTGTCGCTCTCAGTATGGATCAATGTTTTCGGAAGGATCTGGTGATGAACTAGCAAACGTCGACTGTCGGAA AGCTGGAAATCCTGCACTCCTATGGGATAAGAGCTGCGGTCAGATTCTTCAGATGTGGTTCGTACAGCGACTTCACATAGTCGGTACGGTTGTGTTAGTAATAGGCTTTCTTCAG CTGTTCGGTTTGATATCATCCATGCTACTGTTCTGTACCGTGAAACACAAACGTTCCTCGAAAACGTACAAATCCTACTCACCTACCGTGGACACGACGCTCAATCGTAATGGCACCAGCGCTACCTACATGGACGACTGA
- the LOC125771368 gene encoding uncharacterized protein LOC125771368, producing MIVRSSAILSIVGAFLLANGAPYGGGHDDGEFRDKKYDEEIKQVSKVGNTYVAALEIYDNPPDQDNARKEVDNFPSNIYSKYDNLQQKVKSFFHAEPIIDNIKESDKYGNTGDQFYFITKPLVETTAKVNMFINSVIAAPKKLLGGLKKQANEKLNDVGAGLVGL from the exons atgatTGTCCGATCAAGTGCTATTCTGTCGATCGTTGGTGCATTCCTGTTGGCAAATGGGGCTCCCTACGGTGGTGGACACGATGATGGGGAATTTCGTGACAAAAAGTACGACGAGGAGATAAAACAGGTGTCCAAAGTGGGCAATACTTAT GTGGCTGCACTGGAAATATACGATAATCCACCAGATCAGGACAATGCTCGCAAGGAGGTGGACAATTTCCCGTCCAACATCTACAGCAAGTACGATAATCTGCAGCAGAAAGTGAAAAGCTTTTTCCAT GCTGAACCCATCATCGACAATATCAAAGAATCGGACAAGTACGGCAATACGGGCGATCAGTTCTATTTCATCACGAAACCGCTGGTGGAAACGACCGCCAAGGTGAACATGTTCATCAACTCGGTGATAGCG gcaCCCAAGAAGCTGCTCGGTGGATTGAAGAAACAGGCCAACGAAAAGCTGAACGACGTTGGTGCGGGATTGGTTGGACTGTAG
- the LOC125771364 gene encoding uncharacterized protein LOC125771364, with protein sequence MEVLSQTSVFLVIFILTLVNDLQCLPLPVHNSDEVQAKIKADRELLNTVTYVGNNKVYGLLSNEQPAMREAKLEKEDLDSSILTKLENVQKKFVDKGNVPALVDQTQQKDYFGNDVKDEPLYRGFVGIVEQLSNVFNAIVEKVPKGAVVNLNKSVLNRLNQIGAVLVGLEDAKK encoded by the exons ATGGAGGTTCTTTCCCAAACGAGCGTGTTTTTAGTGATCTTCATTTTGACGCTCGTAAACGATCTTCAATGTTTGCCCTTACCTGTCCATAACTCAGACGAGGTACAGGCAAAAATTAAAGCTGACCGTGAGCTGCTGAATACAGTGACTTACGTCGGAAACAACAAG GTGTACGGATTGTTGTCCAACGAACAACCTGCAATGCGTGAAGCAAAACTAGAGAAAGAAGACCTTGATTCCAGCATACTGACAAAGTTGGAAAATGTACAGAAGAAATTCGTCGACAAGGGCAAT GTTCCAGCGCTAGTGGATCAAACACAACAGAAAGATTATTTTGGAAACGACGTTAAAGATGAACCACTGTACAGAGGTTTCGTTGGAATAGTCGAACAGTTGTCCAATGTCTTCAATGCCATTGTTGAG aaagtACCTAAGGGAGCAGTGGTAAATCTAAACAAAAGTGTCCTAAACCGTCTCAATCAAATCGGTGCCGTACTGGTGGGTCTCGAGGATGCGAAAAAGTAA